A region from the Aquimarina sp. ERC-38 genome encodes:
- a CDS encoding transposase encodes MRNNFKIFCPRKQREITAQHLFYNLKVGELRHYSKIVKMHGEYCYVSGSKTIKEGKTDFCIIVSFNKPEQALEYYAKRWQIETLFRGLKTSGFNLEDTHLTHLDRLEKLILLVMIAFIWCYKIGDFIDRELKPIKVKKHGRRAVSIFKYGLEYLSKCLLRV; translated from the coding sequence ATTTTGTCCAAGAAAGCAACGGGAAATTACAGCACAACATTTGTTTTATAACCTGAAAGTTGGAGAGTTAAGGCACTATTCAAAAATAGTTAAAATGCACGGAGAATATTGTTATGTATCAGGTAGTAAAACTATCAAAGAAGGAAAAACAGACTTCTGTATTATTGTTTCCTTTAACAAACCAGAGCAAGCCCTGGAGTACTACGCTAAAAGATGGCAGATAGAAACCTTGTTCAGGGGTTTGAAAACCAGTGGGTTTAACCTCGAGGATACTCACCTAACCCATCTTGATAGGCTAGAGAAATTAATTCTACTAGTTATGATAGCATTTATATGGTGTTATAAGATTGGTGATTTTATTGATAGGGAACTAAAACCAATAAAAGTTAAAAAACACGGTAGAAGAGCTGTATCTATATTCAAATATGGATTAGAGTATCTCTCTAAATGCTTGCTGAGAGTGTAA
- a CDS encoding IS256 family transposase: MITTEQQELEKKALEQFMTGKSLFGKDGAFAPILKSFIEKALEAEIEFHLSDVERLKGNKRNGKSKKTVKSSEGTFEIEVPTDRQSNFEPELVKKRQTILAENLSEKIIGLYGLGMGLRDISAHIKELYDTDISHTVLSQITDKIIPDIKAWQSRPLESMYCIVWLDAMHYKVRVDGKVVHRALYNILGINKSGYKEVLGMYVSESEGANFWLQVLTDLQNRGLQDILIACTDNLKGFTNAIISVFPKAITQLCIVHQIRNSLKCVASKDQKEFLKDLKKVYRAVSKDMAEEELLRLEEKWGSKYPVVLNSWQNNWEELSQYFQFSAPIRKMIYTTNAVEGFHRQVRKVTKTKGAFTNDMALLKLVYLATKNIQKKWTSPLQNWSLIIQQLYIKFGDRVELDLEVKPGSS; this comes from the coding sequence ATGATAACTACAGAACAACAAGAATTAGAGAAGAAAGCCCTTGAGCAATTTATGACGGGCAAGAGTTTATTTGGCAAGGACGGTGCATTTGCACCGATACTAAAGAGTTTTATAGAAAAAGCTTTAGAAGCAGAGATAGAGTTTCATTTAAGCGATGTTGAGCGTTTAAAAGGCAATAAGCGCAATGGCAAATCCAAAAAGACGGTTAAGAGCAGTGAAGGTACTTTTGAGATAGAAGTCCCCACAGATCGTCAAAGTAATTTTGAGCCAGAATTAGTTAAAAAACGCCAAACGATTCTAGCAGAGAACTTATCGGAGAAGATTATTGGTTTATATGGTCTTGGGATGGGTTTACGCGACATCTCAGCTCATATTAAGGAGCTCTATGATACCGATATCTCTCATACGGTATTGAGTCAGATTACTGATAAGATCATTCCTGATATCAAGGCTTGGCAGAGTCGTCCTTTAGAATCGATGTACTGTATTGTTTGGCTAGATGCTATGCACTATAAAGTCCGGGTTGACGGTAAGGTAGTACACAGGGCTCTTTATAACATTTTAGGTATTAATAAGTCCGGATACAAAGAAGTACTAGGGATGTATGTCTCAGAGAGTGAAGGGGCTAATTTTTGGCTACAAGTACTTACGGATCTTCAAAACAGGGGTTTGCAAGATATTTTAATTGCCTGCACAGACAACCTAAAAGGCTTTACTAATGCTATTATCAGTGTTTTTCCCAAAGCCATCACTCAACTTTGTATTGTCCACCAAATTCGTAATTCCTTAAAATGTGTAGCCTCCAAGGATCAAAAGGAGTTTTTAAAGGATTTAAAAAAGGTGTATCGTGCTGTTAGTAAAGATATGGCCGAGGAGGAACTTTTACGGTTAGAAGAGAAATGGGGTAGTAAATATCCAGTGGTCCTTAATAGTTGGCAGAACAACTGGGAGGAACTCTCACAGTATTTTCAATTTAGTGCCCCTATCCGTAAGATGATCTATACCACTAATGCCGTGGAAGGTTTTCACCGTCAAGTGCGCAAGGTAACTAAAACTAAGGGTGCATTTACCAATGATATGGCTCTGCTCAAACTAGTTTATTTAGCCACTAAAAACATTCAGAAGAAATGGACATCCCCTTTACAGAACTGGAGTTTAATTATCCAGCAATTATATATCAAATTTGGGGATCGGGTAGAACTTGATTTGGAGGTAAAACCAGGTAGTTCGTGA
- a CDS encoding UPF0236 family protein, producing MAISSLAQETMCFIGQHLVFSDAEQVINSLTGAGVNAKQIERICHRYGQWIEDADTKVISEQVYKEYDYQKANELHYVSVDGAMYLTREESWKESKLGRVYQPKDIVEVSPSRTELTSSTYITHLGDHKEFTSKMDYHLENLNNLVFIADGARWIWKWVERYYPESIQIVDYYHSKEHLCEFAKLYYKDENKRHDWINKLSQQILDKGIDLIIEVLEELPKQQKTTAKRNRLISYYKQNRDRMQYHRYLEKGLLIGSGAIESAHKDVLQQRLKLSGQRWTMEGFRQMAQLRVVYKSNQEHRIKQLDCVD from the coding sequence ATGGCTATTAGTAGCCTAGCCCAAGAGACGATGTGTTTCATAGGGCAACACTTAGTTTTCAGCGATGCCGAACAAGTTATCAATAGTTTAACGGGGGCAGGTGTCAATGCCAAACAAATAGAGCGTATCTGCCATAGGTATGGGCAGTGGATAGAAGATGCTGATACCAAAGTTATCTCAGAGCAGGTTTACAAAGAATATGATTATCAGAAGGCTAATGAACTTCATTACGTAAGTGTCGATGGAGCTATGTACCTGACACGGGAAGAAAGTTGGAAGGAAAGTAAGTTAGGTAGGGTCTACCAACCCAAAGATATTGTTGAAGTAAGCCCAAGCCGGACGGAGCTAACTAGCTCGACTTATATTACCCACCTGGGGGATCATAAAGAGTTCACCTCTAAGATGGACTATCATCTAGAGAACCTGAACAACCTTGTCTTTATCGCTGATGGTGCCAGGTGGATTTGGAAGTGGGTAGAACGATACTATCCCGAGAGTATACAAATTGTAGATTATTACCATAGTAAAGAACATTTATGCGAATTTGCCAAATTATATTACAAGGATGAAAACAAAAGGCATGATTGGATAAATAAGCTTTCCCAACAGATATTAGACAAAGGTATTGACCTTATTATCGAAGTACTTGAAGAATTACCTAAACAACAAAAAACCACAGCAAAGAGAAATAGACTAATCAGTTATTACAAACAAAACAGAGACAGGATGCAATACCACAGATATCTCGAAAAAGGGCTTCTTATCGGTTCAGGTGCTATTGAATCTGCTCATAAAGATGTATTACAACAACGCTTAAAACTATCAGGCCAGCGATGGACTATGGAAGGGTTCCGACAAATGGCACAACTCAGAGTGGTATATAAAAGCAATCAAGAACACAGAATCAAACAATTAGATTGTGTAGACTAA